The following coding sequences lie in one Sulfuricurvum sp. genomic window:
- a CDS encoding GGDEF domain-containing protein, producing the protein MTINQIVRNTVDRLKAEGKVWTPDVYTETFCAEAKKAGFSVEDCSGIDRYVSLLDKKTAEEIKQYRVRTTAELIRFLISKLSRLNPSEASILVELLSSLAKKMAQSIDALHNPDASALAKKTIAILETQGGATQIDLLKQAWSNFLTIYDDTFLMRLATFGPVDTANLRKTIEGLNLQEGGAQTVEIDHAKTVRLLVSSLVPSIAPTMDTATIQLSQKLRDNPAYIATDECEKELKTAISMRIALDKQSVEEMVRALDTLLEKLSAQLIELIERSENSTTEIREVKRDLESLESNKPSDFKTAHKRLYAIASTLEEKVEVLSKDLKIHNDKVTQMGKKIATLEAELSQATQASREDFLTKLYNKRAIEEYLTIKEAEYERHGRTFSVAMLDLDHFKKVNDTYGHEAGDAVLLAFAKILKEEARTSDIVGRYGGEEFLAILGDTDLTGAKVFCEKVRAHVEQAHFMFQGERISVSVSIGAAERKDYPSLKALMKGADERLYSAKRKGRNRIEPA; encoded by the coding sequence ATGACCATCAACCAAATTGTTCGCAACACCGTAGATCGGCTCAAAGCCGAAGGTAAAGTATGGACTCCCGATGTGTATACCGAAACCTTTTGCGCAGAAGCTAAAAAAGCCGGTTTTTCTGTCGAAGATTGCAGCGGAATCGATCGCTATGTATCGTTATTGGATAAAAAAACTGCCGAAGAGATCAAGCAGTATCGTGTACGAACGACAGCGGAACTGATCCGTTTTTTGATCTCAAAACTCAGCCGTCTCAACCCGAGCGAAGCCTCAATCCTCGTTGAATTACTCAGTTCATTAGCGAAAAAAATGGCGCAGAGTATCGATGCTTTGCACAACCCGGATGCATCCGCACTCGCTAAAAAAACCATTGCTATTTTAGAAACCCAAGGCGGTGCCACACAGATTGATCTGCTCAAACAGGCGTGGAGCAATTTTCTCACGATTTATGACGATACTTTTTTGATGAGATTGGCAACGTTCGGCCCGGTGGATACCGCCAATCTGCGTAAAACGATTGAGGGGTTAAATCTCCAAGAGGGGGGAGCCCAGACGGTTGAGATCGATCACGCCAAAACAGTGCGTCTGCTGGTCTCTTCACTGGTTCCTTCGATTGCACCGACGATGGACACCGCGACGATTCAGCTCTCTCAAAAATTGCGTGATAATCCTGCTTATATCGCAACGGATGAATGCGAAAAAGAGCTTAAAACAGCAATCTCGATGCGGATTGCATTGGACAAACAAAGTGTCGAAGAGATGGTTCGGGCACTCGATACGCTGTTGGAAAAGCTCTCCGCGCAGCTGATTGAACTGATTGAACGGAGCGAAAACTCGACGACTGAAATCCGGGAAGTCAAACGGGATCTTGAATCACTTGAGAGCAATAAACCCAGCGATTTTAAAACCGCACATAAGCGCCTTTATGCGATTGCAAGCACGCTGGAAGAGAAAGTAGAAGTTTTGAGCAAAGACCTCAAAATTCATAACGACAAAGTGACCCAAATGGGTAAAAAGATTGCAACGCTGGAAGCTGAACTCTCACAGGCGACACAGGCTTCACGTGAAGATTTTTTGACCAAACTCTACAACAAACGGGCGATTGAAGAGTATTTAACCATCAAAGAAGCGGAGTATGAGCGGCATGGCCGTACTTTTAGTGTCGCGATGCTCGATCTGGATCATTTTAAAAAGGTGAATGATACCTATGGACATGAAGCGGGGGATGCAGTCCTCCTTGCTTTTGCCAAAATACTCAAAGAAGAAGCGAGAACAAGCGATATCGTTGGACGCTACGGCGGGGAAGAATTTTTGGCGATTTTAGGTGACACCGATCTCACAGGGGCAAAAGTCTTTTGTGAAAAAGTACGTGCCCATGTTGAGCAGGCCCATTTTATGTTTCAGGGAGAGCGGATCAGTGTCAGTGTCAGCATCGGAGCCGCCGAGCGCAAAGATTACCCTTCATTGAAAGCGCTTATGAAGGGTGCCGATGAGAGACTCTACAGTGCCAAACGTAAAGGGCGAAACCGTATAGAGCCTGCATGA
- a CDS encoding bifunctional folylpolyglutamate synthase/dihydrofolate synthase → MTLDDFLAQKPLFYDVIDYERFPKAYREIAHLLPHPKIIHLVGTNGKGSTGRFLATALHRSGKKVGHYTSPHILRFNERIWMDGSDINDEALEASHKKLLALLALEVAESLSYFEYTTLLAMVVYAGCEYVVCEAGLGGEFDATAVFDKILTIFTPIDFDHAAFLGGTIASIAATKLRSMQRVALLGKQKHPEVETIARTIAEEKGCTLLGVSEMFTPKIEEQALHLATKNGLSEYLRDNLALAMAAYTLLGYEATEPLFDQNALFGRLSRIAPNITLDVGHNALAADSIAQAYVGKKVTLIYNTYADKEYREILSLLQPIIEKVEIIDVDETRIVKREELEKVLDDFNIPFGSFETIREDKEYLVFGSFSVAETFLKRINVTSPLV, encoded by the coding sequence ATGACGTTAGATGATTTTTTAGCCCAAAAACCGCTCTTTTACGATGTGATCGATTATGAGCGTTTTCCCAAAGCGTATCGAGAAATCGCACATCTGCTTCCGCACCCCAAGATTATTCATCTCGTCGGTACCAACGGTAAAGGTTCAACGGGACGTTTTTTAGCCACGGCATTGCATCGCTCCGGTAAAAAGGTAGGACATTACACCTCGCCGCATATTCTTCGTTTTAACGAGCGGATATGGATGGACGGCTCGGATATCAATGATGAAGCTTTGGAGGCGTCACATAAAAAACTTTTGGCTCTTTTAGCGTTGGAGGTTGCCGAATCGCTGAGCTATTTCGAGTATACGACGCTCCTCGCGATGGTCGTATATGCGGGGTGTGAATACGTCGTATGCGAAGCGGGGCTCGGAGGGGAGTTTGATGCGACGGCTGTTTTTGACAAAATACTCACCATTTTTACCCCCATCGATTTTGATCACGCGGCATTTTTGGGAGGGACGATAGCGTCCATTGCCGCTACAAAATTGCGCAGTATGCAGCGTGTTGCCCTTTTGGGAAAACAAAAACATCCGGAAGTCGAAACGATTGCGAGAACAATTGCTGAGGAAAAAGGGTGCACGCTTTTGGGAGTATCGGAGATGTTCACTCCGAAAATCGAAGAACAGGCATTGCATCTTGCCACTAAAAACGGTCTCAGCGAGTATTTGCGCGATAATCTCGCTTTGGCCATGGCGGCGTATACCCTTCTGGGGTATGAAGCCACTGAGCCCCTTTTTGATCAAAACGCGCTGTTCGGACGGCTGAGCCGCATCGCACCCAATATCACGTTGGATGTCGGGCACAATGCATTGGCGGCTGATTCGATAGCACAAGCGTATGTCGGGAAAAAAGTGACCCTGATCTATAACACTTACGCCGATAAAGAGTATCGCGAGATATTGAGCCTGTTACAACCGATCATCGAGAAGGTCGAGATTATCGATGTCGATGAAACTCGGATTGTTAAACGTGAAGAGTTGGAAAAGGTTTTAGATGATTTTAATATCCCTTTTGGATCATTTGAAACGATTCGAGAAGATAAAGAGTATTTGGTTTTCGGCTCCTTCAGTGTAGCCGAAACGTTTTTAAAGAGGATAAATGTCACAAGCCCGTTGGTATGA